The following is a genomic window from Actinomadura sp. WMMB 499.
GATGAGCGAGGAGGCCGCCCGCGCGAGCCTGCTCACCGGCACTCCCGCGCGGGCCGCCGAGCGCCTCGCGGAACTGTCGGCCGCCGGTGTGCACCGGGTCATCGGGATGCCGTTCCCGGCCGACCGCCGCCGCCAGGCCGACCTGCTCGCCGAAGCCGCCCGCTTGGCCGCGGGCTGACGGAAGGATGTGGTCCCGCCGCATGATGGCGGGACCACGTCGGACACCGCGCTGGACGCGCACCGAAGGGAGACCCGATGGCCTTCTCGCTCGCCGAGTTCCCCGGCCTGGTCGGCAGGGAGCTGTTCCGCTCGGAGTGGGTCCGGCTCGACGCCGCCGACGAGGAGGCGTTCGGGCACGCGACGTTCCTGCGCGAGGACTTCCTCGGCCGGGCCCCGTCGGGTGCAGGCCCCGACGGGGAGCGGACGGCGTCCGGCTTCCTGCTGCTGTCGATGCTGGTCGCGTTCCACAAGCGCGAGCTGGACCTGAGCGGCGCGTCCGGCCTGAACTACG
Proteins encoded in this region:
- a CDS encoding MaoC/PaaZ C-terminal domain-containing protein; the protein is MAFSLAEFPGLVGRELFRSEWVRLDAADEEAFGHATFLREDFLGRAPSGAGPDGERTASGFLLLSMLVAFHKRELDLSGASGLNYGLDRVRFLRPVRTGRRVRARATLTGIEGRGPGRTRVATRNVLEAEGDGAPAMIADWITLFVDQDAGTGDRSQSGNPG